In Aureibaculum algae, the following are encoded in one genomic region:
- a CDS encoding DUF1611 domain-containing protein — translation MKNSIDGKALVYCDDAFNTPNGKTAHGLVRFTERYDVVGVIDGNYAGQDAGQVLDGKANNIPIFKSIESAVKKLTETNNAPRSLVIGLAPDGGRLPIQAKDTIKKALEMGWNVDSGLHDFLTNDKVLTKLAAENNCTIRDVRKTPDRDQLHFFTGDIEKVNCLKLAILGTDSAIGKRTTAWIIVHAFRKAGLKSEMIGTGQTAWMQGAKYSMIMDSCINDFVSGEIEHAVVSAYSNEKPNVIVIEGQGSLMNPAYPGGFEILAAGRPDYVILQHAPKRVEYDGFPGYKLHSIKEQINAIEVISGKKVIAITINHEEMTADEILPACEAVEKETGLPTFDVLAHGADELISLLKSKI, via the coding sequence ATGAAAAATTCAATTGATGGAAAAGCATTAGTTTATTGTGACGATGCTTTTAACACGCCTAACGGAAAAACGGCTCACGGATTAGTTCGTTTTACCGAACGATACGACGTTGTTGGTGTTATTGATGGTAATTATGCTGGGCAAGATGCTGGGCAAGTATTGGATGGAAAAGCAAATAATATACCAATTTTTAAAAGTATTGAAAGTGCTGTAAAGAAGCTGACAGAAACGAATAATGCACCTAGATCTTTGGTTATTGGGTTAGCTCCTGATGGAGGTCGTTTACCAATTCAGGCTAAAGATACTATTAAAAAAGCCTTAGAAATGGGGTGGAACGTTGATAGTGGATTACATGATTTTCTAACAAATGATAAAGTGCTAACGAAATTAGCTGCTGAAAATAATTGCACTATTAGAGACGTACGTAAAACTCCAGATAGAGATCAACTTCATTTTTTTACAGGAGACATAGAAAAAGTTAATTGTTTAAAATTAGCCATTTTAGGTACAGATTCTGCCATTGGTAAACGCACCACAGCTTGGATTATCGTTCACGCTTTTCGAAAAGCTGGACTAAAGTCGGAAATGATAGGAACTGGTCAAACTGCATGGATGCAAGGGGCTAAGTATTCTATGATTATGGATAGCTGTATCAATGATTTTGTCTCTGGAGAAATTGAACACGCAGTAGTCAGTGCCTACAGCAATGAAAAGCCTAATGTTATTGTCATTGAAGGTCAAGGAAGTTTAATGAATCCTGCCTACCCAGGTGGATTTGAAATTTTAGCTGCTGGAAGACCAGATTATGTTATTTTACAGCATGCTCCTAAACGTGTTGAGTATGATGGGTTTCCTGGATATAAATTGCATTCAATAAAGGAGCAAATCAATGCTATTGAGGTTATTTCGGGTAAAAAAGTAATTGCAATTACCATAAACCACGAAGAAATGACAGCAGATGAAATTTTACCTGCTTGCGAAGCAGTAGAAAAAGAAACAGGATTACCAACTTTTGATGTATTGGCTCATGGAGCTGACGAGTTAATTAGTCTGTTAAAATCGAAAATCTAA
- a CDS encoding phosphoglycerate kinase, with amino-acid sequence MTTINDFNFKNKKALIRVDFNVPLDENFKVTDTTRIEAAKPTIIKILEDGGSCVLMSHLGRPKGVSPEFSLSHIVDTVSEIIGVQVKFVDDCVGEEAEKAAAELEPGEVLLLENLRFHDEEKNGDVDFAKKLSKLGDIYVNDAFGTAHRAHASTTVVAQFFKGRKCFGDLLAKEIVSINKVFKDSEKPVTAILGGAKVSSKITVIENILDKVDHLIIGGGMSFTFIKAQGGSIGDSICEDDKQELALDILKQAKEKGVRVHLPVDVIAADAFSNDANTQVVDIFHIPDGWQGVDAGPKTNVAFSMIIAQSKTILWNGPVGVFEMPKFAKGTIELGNAIADATADGAFSLVGGGDSVAAVKQFGFENKVSYVSTGGGAMLEMLEGKTLPGIAAIYED; translated from the coding sequence ATGACTACAATCAACGATTTCAATTTTAAGAATAAAAAAGCATTAATCCGAGTAGATTTTAACGTGCCTTTAGATGAAAACTTTAAAGTAACTGACACTACAAGAATCGAAGCTGCAAAGCCAACTATTATAAAAATATTGGAAGACGGAGGTAGTTGTGTTTTAATGTCACATTTAGGTCGTCCAAAAGGAGTTAGTCCTGAATTTTCGCTTTCTCATATTGTTGATACCGTAAGTGAAATCATTGGTGTTCAAGTAAAATTTGTTGATGACTGTGTTGGTGAAGAAGCTGAAAAAGCCGCTGCTGAATTAGAACCTGGAGAAGTATTATTATTAGAAAATTTACGTTTTCACGATGAGGAAAAAAATGGAGATGTTGACTTTGCTAAAAAACTTTCTAAGCTTGGTGACATTTACGTTAATGATGCTTTTGGTACAGCTCATAGAGCCCATGCATCTACAACTGTTGTAGCTCAATTTTTTAAAGGTAGAAAATGTTTCGGTGACTTATTAGCGAAAGAAATTGTGAGTATAAATAAAGTTTTTAAAGACAGTGAAAAGCCCGTAACCGCAATTTTAGGTGGTGCCAAGGTTTCTTCAAAAATCACCGTAATTGAAAATATTTTAGACAAGGTAGATCACTTAATTATTGGTGGTGGTATGAGTTTTACCTTTATAAAAGCACAAGGTGGAAGTATTGGTGATTCTATTTGCGAAGATGATAAACAAGAATTAGCATTAGACATATTAAAACAAGCCAAAGAAAAAGGTGTAAGAGTACATTTACCTGTAGATGTTATCGCTGCTGATGCTTTCAGTAATGATGCCAATACGCAAGTAGTAGACATTTTTCACATACCAGATGGATGGCAAGGTGTTGATGCTGGTCCAAAAACTAATGTAGCTTTTTCAATGATTATAGCTCAATCAAAAACCATTTTATGGAATGGCCCAGTTGGTGTTTTTGAAATGCCAAAATTTGCTAAAGGAACTATTGAATTAGGTAATGCCATAGCTGATGCTACTGCTGATGGAGCTTTTTCTCTTGTAGGTGGTGGTGATTCTGTTGCAGCGGTAAAACAATTCGGTTTTGAAAACAAAGTAAGCTATGTTTCAACAGGTGGTGGTGCCATGTTAGAAATGTTAGAAGGTAAAACTTTACCTGGTATAGCGGCTATATACGAAGATTAA
- a CDS encoding M28 family peptidase gives MKKYASAISFIIITTIIYLSFSSLMPKEKSDTTIPLNEFSSDRALVHLKEITQKPHFVGTTAHKKVQEYIVSELEKLGLTTEIQEQVALNKKWRAGTNTQNIIAKIKGTDNSKALLLLTHYDSAVHSSLGASDAGSGVVTILEGLRAFMTTHKAPKNDIIILISDAEELGLLGANAFVNHHPLAKDVGLVLNFEARGSGGPSYMLMETNGGNKKLIEQFAQAKPKYPVASSLMYSIYKMLPNDTDLTVFREDGKIQGYNFAFIDDHFDYHTEQDSYERLDRNTLEHQASYLIPLLNYFADADLTNLNSDSDNVYFNMPYIGMIYYPFSWVIPMIIIFSFIFLGLLIFGVSKKKLLLTHLFKGFIPFLFSMLISGFITFFGWKIILKIHPQYQDILHGFTYNGHWYIASFSALTLAICIIIYNRYFKKIEAKNLIIAPLLIWIIMNIAISIYLKGAGYFILAVIYGIIALVILLFSKKEHQSVLLSVLSIPVLFIFVPLIQMFPIGLGLKILAVSSIFIVLLFGLLVPIFSSYKNIKKLGRLFLALSLLLFISAAFKSGYSIEQKQPNSIIYVLDADKNEAYWASYNKKTDAFTTQFLGDNPLEGGFDNSTTASKYGTKIKLHKKTEVKTIIQPQIEISKDTIIDAYRHIDLKITPQRKINRIELLSTNALSFKTFVVNGELLPNRNNSEFVFKTNSQVLSYYFSNDDAYLSIRFSIPKEQNPSFIIYETSYDLFESMAFDITPRTKTMMPMPFIINDAIIVKKQINLD, from the coding sequence ATGAAAAAATACGCTTCAGCCATTTCATTTATTATAATTACAACAATCATTTACTTGTCATTCAGTAGCTTAATGCCAAAAGAAAAATCTGATACAACTATTCCACTTAACGAGTTTTCGAGTGATAGAGCTCTCGTGCATTTAAAGGAAATAACCCAAAAACCTCACTTTGTGGGTACCACAGCACATAAAAAAGTACAAGAATACATTGTTAGTGAACTAGAAAAACTAGGATTGACCACTGAAATTCAAGAGCAAGTGGCTCTGAATAAAAAGTGGAGAGCGGGCACAAATACACAAAATATCATAGCAAAAATAAAAGGCACTGATAATTCAAAAGCATTATTGCTTTTAACCCATTATGATAGTGCTGTTCATTCTTCTTTGGGAGCTAGTGATGCTGGAAGTGGTGTCGTGACAATTTTAGAGGGTCTAAGAGCATTTATGACAACTCATAAAGCTCCTAAAAATGATATTATTATTCTAATTTCTGATGCTGAAGAATTAGGATTATTAGGTGCAAATGCATTTGTCAATCATCATCCTTTGGCTAAAGACGTTGGCTTGGTTTTGAATTTTGAAGCAAGAGGTAGTGGCGGCCCCAGCTATATGCTCATGGAAACTAATGGGGGTAACAAAAAACTAATTGAACAATTTGCTCAGGCTAAGCCAAAATATCCCGTTGCAAGTTCATTAATGTATAGTATTTACAAAATGTTACCAAACGATACTGATTTAACTGTTTTTAGAGAGGATGGTAAAATTCAAGGCTACAATTTTGCCTTTATTGATGACCATTTTGATTATCACACAGAACAAGATAGTTATGAACGCTTAGACAGAAATACATTAGAACACCAGGCTAGTTATTTGATACCGTTGCTAAATTACTTTGCTGATGCTGATTTAACTAATCTCAATTCAGATAGTGATAACGTATATTTTAATATGCCTTATATAGGTATGATATATTATCCTTTTTCATGGGTAATACCAATGATTATAATTTTCAGCTTCATATTTTTAGGATTGCTAATTTTTGGAGTTTCAAAAAAGAAATTACTACTTACTCACTTATTTAAAGGGTTTATTCCATTTTTATTCTCCATGCTAATTTCTGGCTTCATTACCTTTTTCGGTTGGAAAATAATTCTCAAAATCCACCCTCAATATCAGGATATTTTACACGGATTCACCTACAATGGCCATTGGTATATTGCCTCTTTTTCAGCTTTAACTTTAGCCATTTGCATAATTATTTATAATCGTTATTTTAAAAAAATAGAAGCTAAAAATTTAATAATCGCCCCACTATTAATTTGGATTATCATGAATATAGCGATAAGCATTTATTTAAAAGGAGCCGGCTATTTTATTTTAGCAGTCATATATGGTATAATAGCCTTAGTAATACTACTATTCTCAAAAAAAGAACATCAATCCGTTTTATTAAGTGTGTTATCAATTCCTGTTTTATTTATCTTCGTCCCTTTAATACAAATGTTTCCAATCGGATTGGGATTAAAAATACTAGCAGTTAGCAGTATTTTTATCGTGCTATTATTTGGTTTACTCGTACCCATTTTTTCATCTTATAAAAACATAAAAAAATTAGGACGATTGTTTCTAGCACTTTCATTGCTTTTATTTATTTCAGCAGCATTTAAATCAGGCTATTCCATTGAACAAAAACAACCAAATAGTATCATCTATGTTTTAGATGCAGACAAAAACGAAGCTTATTGGGCTAGTTATAACAAAAAGACTGATGCATTCACAACCCAATTTTTGGGTGATAACCCTCTAGAAGGAGGTTTTGATAATTCAACAACGGCCAGTAAGTATGGCACGAAAATAAAATTGCATAAAAAAACAGAAGTCAAAACTATAATTCAACCCCAAATAGAAATTAGCAAAGACACAATTATTGATGCATACAGACATATAGATTTAAAAATAACTCCTCAAAGAAAAATAAATAGAATAGAGCTACTTTCTACCAATGCCCTTTCCTTTAAAACCTTTGTTGTAAATGGCGAATTGCTGCCCAATAGAAATAATTCTGAATTTGTATTTAAAACCAATAGCCAAGTTTTAAGCTATTATTTTTCAAATGATGACGCGTACTTATCAATACGCTTTTCAATTCCCAAAGAGCAAAATCCATCATTTATAATCTATGAAACCTCTTATGATTTGTTTGAAAGTATGGCTTTTGACATTACACCAAGAACAAAAACCATGATGCCTATGCCTTTTATAATAAATGATGCCATTATTGTAAAAAAACAGATAAATCTAGACTAA
- a CDS encoding CBS domain-containing protein — MAIKSFQGKRSQPQKEELKPALVSDYMTTKLITFKPDQPVSEVIESLIQNRISGGPVVNENNELLGIISEGDCIKHISESRYYNMPMDNNTVDKHMVKNVDTIDGNMNIFEAADMFLKAKHRRFPIVENGKLIGQISQKDILIAALKQKGENWK; from the coding sequence ATGGCAATCAAAAGTTTTCAAGGCAAAAGATCTCAACCTCAAAAAGAGGAATTAAAACCAGCGTTAGTGTCTGATTACATGACTACAAAGTTGATTACATTTAAACCAGACCAACCCGTTTCTGAGGTGATAGAATCTTTAATTCAAAATAGAATTTCAGGTGGACCAGTTGTTAACGAAAATAATGAATTACTCGGTATTATTTCTGAAGGAGATTGTATTAAGCACATTTCAGAAAGCAGATATTATAACATGCCAATGGATAATAATACAGTAGATAAGCACATGGTAAAAAATGTGGATACTATTGATGGAAATATGAATATTTTTGAAGCAGCTGATATGTTTTTAAAAGCGAAGCACAGACGTTTTCCTATTGTAGAGAACGGTAAGCTAATAGGACAGATAAGTCAAAAAGACATTCTTATTGCAGCTCTTAAACAAAAAGGAGAGAACTGGAAGTAA
- a CDS encoding NADP(H)-dependent aldo-keto reductase, with amino-acid sequence MKYSKLPETNIEVSKICLGTMTWGQQNTEAEGHEQMDYALEQGVNFFDVAELYPVPAKLETYGRTEEIIGTWFKKTGNRDKIILASKIAGTGAYTEHVRTTGFSKEAITEAIHNSLKRLQTDYIDLYQLHWPERPVNCFGVRDYPYQVASQWEDNFAEILETLDGFVKQGKIRHVGLSNETPWGTMRYLEEAKTKKLPRMITIQNAYSLLHRIFETGLSEVALRENIGLLAFSPMAFGVLSGKYLNGKAPKDARINQFPVYNRYSSPESSKAVAEYLKIAQKNGLSLAQMSLAFVNQMPFVTSNIIGATKMIQLKENIDSINIELSDEIIAEINAVHSKMPNPAA; translated from the coding sequence ATGAAGTACAGCAAATTACCAGAAACTAATATTGAAGTTAGCAAAATCTGTTTGGGTACCATGACATGGGGACAACAAAATACCGAAGCCGAAGGTCACGAGCAAATGGATTACGCCCTAGAACAAGGTGTTAACTTTTTTGATGTAGCAGAGCTTTACCCTGTTCCAGCAAAATTAGAAACGTATGGACGTACAGAAGAAATTATAGGCACTTGGTTTAAAAAAACAGGTAATAGAGATAAGATTATCTTAGCTAGTAAAATTGCTGGAACTGGAGCCTATACGGAGCACGTCAGAACAACTGGATTTTCAAAAGAAGCCATTACAGAAGCCATTCATAATAGCTTAAAAAGGTTACAAACCGATTATATTGACCTATATCAACTACATTGGCCAGAAAGACCTGTAAATTGTTTTGGTGTTAGAGACTACCCTTATCAGGTAGCTTCGCAATGGGAAGATAATTTTGCTGAAATTTTAGAAACCTTAGATGGTTTTGTAAAACAAGGTAAAATTAGACATGTGGGACTTTCAAATGAAACACCTTGGGGAACCATGCGATATTTAGAAGAGGCTAAAACAAAAAAATTACCTAGAATGATTACCATTCAGAACGCCTATTCTTTATTACACCGTATTTTTGAAACAGGTCTTTCAGAAGTAGCTTTAAGAGAAAATATTGGCTTATTGGCATTCTCTCCAATGGCATTTGGAGTGTTATCTGGTAAATATTTAAACGGAAAAGCCCCTAAAGATGCTCGTATAAATCAATTTCCTGTTTATAACAGATATAGTAGCCCAGAATCCTCAAAAGCAGTTGCTGAGTATTTAAAAATTGCTCAGAAAAATGGATTAAGTTTAGCTCAAATGTCACTTGCATTTGTAAATCAAATGCCATTTGTTACTTCTAATATAATAGGGGCAACAAAAATGATACAGCTTAAAGAAAATATTGATAGTATAAACATTGAATTGTCTGACGAAATTATTGCCGAAATTAATGCTGTGCATAGTAAGATGCCAAATCCGGCAGCTTAG
- a CDS encoding pyridoxal-phosphate dependent enzyme yields MDLKDGVKTSENKVSSEAYKLCEFVKDKSNSLIDRLESFEDIINLESGDTGLNRAKTLEREFDIRQLYIKYEGDNPTGTQKDRIAFAQVYDALRREFDVISLATCGNYGVAMALASNLAGIKCKIYIPETYHTDRIIEMESLNAEIIRLPGSYEDVVMSSTVIAEKNGWYDANPGGVNTPLQISAYSQIAFEIVEELGDAPMYCAAPVSNGTLFAGIYRGFVSLYKRGKTSRIPKMIAGSSSGKNPIVQSFKQGLDYCKDLNPEAIKETKYNEPLINWHSFDGEEALYALQQSEGEAFNISDKKMKEMCSFLLKKEGIKILPAATAGLIALLELDEKLNFKPDRFVAVITAKF; encoded by the coding sequence ATGGATTTAAAAGATGGTGTAAAAACCTCGGAAAATAAAGTGTCCTCTGAAGCTTATAAGCTATGTGAATTTGTTAAAGATAAAAGCAATTCATTGATAGATCGATTAGAAAGTTTCGAAGATATTATTAATTTGGAATCTGGAGATACAGGTTTAAATAGAGCAAAAACGCTGGAACGTGAGTTTGATATTCGTCAATTATATATAAAATATGAGGGAGACAATCCGACAGGTACACAAAAAGATCGTATAGCTTTTGCTCAAGTTTATGATGCATTGCGTAGAGAGTTTGATGTAATTTCTTTAGCTACCTGTGGTAATTATGGTGTAGCAATGGCATTAGCTTCAAATCTTGCCGGCATTAAATGTAAAATTTACATACCGGAAACTTATCATACTGATCGGATTATTGAAATGGAGTCACTCAATGCAGAAATTATACGTTTGCCTGGAAGTTATGAAGATGTTGTTATGAGTAGCACGGTAATTGCTGAAAAAAATGGGTGGTATGATGCCAACCCAGGAGGCGTAAATACACCTTTGCAAATTTCAGCCTATTCACAAATAGCTTTTGAAATTGTTGAAGAATTAGGTGATGCACCTATGTATTGTGCTGCTCCAGTTTCTAATGGCACTTTGTTTGCTGGTATCTATCGCGGATTTGTAAGTCTTTACAAAAGAGGGAAAACTTCTAGAATTCCTAAAATGATTGCCGGATCTTCTTCTGGTAAAAACCCTATTGTACAATCTTTTAAACAAGGCTTAGACTATTGTAAAGATTTAAACCCTGAAGCTATAAAAGAAACAAAATACAATGAACCCTTAATTAATTGGCATAGTTTTGATGGTGAAGAGGCGTTATATGCCTTGCAACAATCGGAAGGTGAGGCATTCAATATTAGTGATAAAAAAATGAAAGAAATGTGTTCGTTCTTGTTGAAAAAAGAAGGGATAAAAATATTGCCAGCGGCTACAGCAGGTCTTATTGCCTTATTAGAATTAGATGAAAAATTAAACTTTAAACCTGATAGATTTGTGGCAGTTATCACCGCAAAATTTTAA
- a CDS encoding PA3715 family protein yields the protein MNFKSILFFAFCCQISFAQLSDLTLNVMNQLNINEEDCDGSFAEMQLPYNTDETAIVIPKIGKQEEDFTALDSYVVLVNNKTKEIKSLFIESYETSGWQSDAIFIYDISIDTTSYLIDKNTNAFGVVLKSRSMSQPNPYYDSTISLFTPNGKKLKNILKNYPIYESIGETDMKCYGKFEIESRQLSISKNATNGFLDIVVDITNKTVVYEESKGECEDKVTSVQTEKVTLTYENEKYKQH from the coding sequence ATGAATTTTAAAAGTATTCTATTCTTTGCTTTTTGCTGCCAAATTTCCTTTGCACAATTATCTGATTTAACATTAAATGTGATGAATCAATTAAATATAAATGAAGAAGATTGTGATGGTTCCTTCGCCGAAATGCAATTACCCTACAATACAGATGAAACTGCTATTGTAATACCCAAAATAGGAAAACAAGAAGAAGATTTTACTGCGTTAGATAGTTATGTCGTTTTAGTCAACAATAAAACGAAAGAAATTAAAAGTTTATTTATTGAAAGTTACGAAACAAGTGGATGGCAATCTGACGCGATTTTTATTTATGACATTAGTATTGATACAACTTCGTATTTAATTGATAAAAACACAAACGCATTTGGTGTTGTTTTAAAATCGAGAAGCATGTCACAACCAAACCCCTATTACGACAGTACAATTTCACTATTTACACCGAATGGTAAAAAATTAAAAAACATACTAAAGAACTACCCTATTTATGAATCGATAGGTGAAACCGACATGAAGTGTTATGGAAAATTTGAAATTGAAAGCAGACAATTGTCAATATCTAAAAACGCAACTAATGGCTTCTTAGATATCGTTGTAGACATTACCAACAAAACTGTTGTGTATGAGGAAAGTAAAGGTGAATGTGAAGACAAGGTAACTTCTGTGCAAACTGAAAAAGTTACCCTGACTTATGAAAATGAGAAATATAAACAACACTAA